The Malus sylvestris chromosome 3, drMalSylv7.2, whole genome shotgun sequence genomic sequence GCTTTTGTTGGATTGACTCATATTTCTTACGGTTGTCATGATGAAGGCCGTGTGTTAAACAGATATGTTGCAACTCTCCTGTTGTCTCCTGAAGCATTACTTAGCTGCATGAGGTTTGAAAGGCCTCAAAATTGACAAGATTAAAAATTCCAATGCTGCACGGTATATTTAGTATCAAACGTTGACATCCCTTGACAATATCCTGCCTTAGGTTGGAAGTTTCTTTGAACTTTTGTAGCATGAATGTAGTTTCCACTCTTCGGTCGTTTCTTGTATTACTATGTTTCATGAGGCCGTATTTCTTACATGTACTGTTTGTATGAAATCTAATGAGCATTTGGTTGAGTTTCATGTTCAGCTGCGGAGAGATGTGGGGTTGGCAGCTTTCTGCtatccttctttctccttcctccagtataatttttttaaattatatttatcATTTTCAGCAAGCAGTCGAAGTATAACAAAATAGTTGAGCAGTATGGTTGCAAAAAGTGCTACAAGTTCTCCTAGTCCTAAAGTGGAGGTGGGAGAGATCGACACCAGGGCACCTTTCCAATCTGTTAAAGATGCCGTTTCACTGTTTGGTGAAGGTGCATTCTCTGGGGAGAAACCTGCAATTAAGAAGGCAAAAGCTCATTCAGCAGAGGTATATCTACTTCCTTTACCTTTGAGTTTAGCAAGCACATAGATGTTGTATGTATATTGTTTGAAAAGCTTCACATAGGATACCCTTGAAGGAAGTTACCCTTCCGAATATCGATAACTCATAATATTTCCACCTATCATGAGAAGATATTTAGTTTGGAAACCACTCTTTGAAGGAAGTTGTATATTCGTAACTACGGATGTGAATGACTTAGTGTCGCCCGTATATAAATCATGCATTTTTTCCTTTCCTCCATTCAGTCTCTAGATTAATTGAAACTCTTAAATCATTTTTAGATTATAAGGTTTCATTAACGCATGCTCTTCTACTGTCCAAGTTCATTTTGATGTGATGTCGataatttttgttgtttcaATGCAGAGGATAGTAGTCAATGAGACACAGCTTCACCTGGCCCAGAAAGAACTGAACAAGTTGAAGGAACAACTGAAGAATGCTGAAACTACTAAAGCCCAAGCACTTGTGGAGCTTGAAAAATCCAAGGCAACTTTCGAGGATTTGTCAAAAAAGGTGAAATCCCTCACTGAAAGTAAAGAATTTGCAATAAAGGCGACAGAAGCTGCAAAAAGTCAGGCAAAGCAACTTGAAGAAGCAAACTCTGGCAACCTTGGGGGAACTGATGGTGCTTGGAAAGAAGACTTGGAATCTGCAAGAGCACAGTATTTGAGTGTGATTACTGAACTTAATGCTGCAAAGCAAGAGTTACAGAAAATTCGTCAGGACTGTGATGCATCTTTGGAAGCAAAAACTGCTGCCATCAAGCAGGCAGCAGAAGCTGAAGATGCAGCCAAAGCCAATGCGGAGAAGGTTAATGAGCTATCTAAGGAAATTTCAGCAGTACAAGAATCAATTGGGCAAGTGAAGCTCGCCTCTATGGAAGCCCAGCAGGAGCAAGTAAAGATATTTGCTGAGAAGGATGTGTTGAGGCAGTCCTATAAAGCTTCATTGGAAGAGTCAGCAAAGAAATTGCTCTCTCTGAAAAAAGAGTTTGATCCAGAACTTTCCAGAAATCTTGAAGCACAACTATCTGAAACGTTGAATGAAGTTGGAGCATTGCAAAAACAAATGGAGAATGCAAAGGCTTCGGATTTAGATTCTGTCAAAACTGTCACTTTGGAGCTGGATGATGCCAAGGAATCACTGAATAAAGTAGCTGAAGAAGAAAGCAGTCTCAGAAACTTAGTTGAAGCCCTCAAGGCAGAACTTGAGAATGTGAGGAAAGAACATAATGAACTGAAggagaaggaagcagaaacggAATCACTTGCTGGGAATTTACATGTTAAACTGCGGAAAACTAAGTATGAGCTTGAAGCCTGCCTAGCAGAAGAATCTAAAGCAAGAGGCGCTTCCAATGAAATGATAGCTACACTAAACCAGCTATCGTCGGAAACTGAAAATGCAAGACGAGAAGCAGAAGAGATGAAGATAAAAGCAGaggagttgaagaaggaagCGGAAACCACCAAAATAGCAGTAAGGGAAGCAGAAAAGAAGCTGAGACTTGCTTTGGTAGAAGCCGAAGAGGCTAAAGCCGCAGAAGAAAGGGCCCTTGAACAGATTAGAGTCCTATCTGAGAGAACTAACGCTGCTAGGGCATCAACATCCGAGTCTGGTGCCAAGATCACTATATCAAAGGACGAGTACGAGTCTTTGAGCCGAAAGGTTGAGGAGTCTGATACATTGGCAGAAATGAAAGTGGCTGCTGCCATGGCTCAGGTGGAAGCTGTGAAGGCTAGTGAAAATGAGGCCTTGAAGAGGATAGAGGCAACCCAGAAGGAAATAGAGGATATGAAGTCTGCAACTGAGGAGGCCAAAAAGAGGGCAGAAATGGCTGAAGCCGCCAAAAAGGCAGTGGAAGGAGAGCTCCGAAGGTGGCGAGAAAGGGAGCAGAAGAAAGCCGCTGATGCTGCATCGCGGATACTGGCAGAAACAGAGACATCGGTGGAATCATCCCCACGCCATTACAGGGTTCAAAAGCAGAACCCTGAGACGAAAACTGTTGTGGCCCAGAAGTTGGACAAAGATAAGACATCCATTTCGAAGAAAACACTCTTGCCTACTCTCAGCGGCATGTTTAATAGAAAAAAGAACCAGGTCGAGGGCGGCTCCCCTTCTTATCTCCCCGGTGAGAAACCCCTTTGATGTCTGCGTTTGCCACGCTTGTGTCGAGATTATGAACAAGTTTGGTTGTGTCCGCATTTTGTGAAGAAGTTTGGGGAGAAGTAGAAAAAAGAGGGGTGTGAGATTAGTGAGATTT encodes the following:
- the LOC126616320 gene encoding WEB family protein At5g55860-like, with product MVAKSATSSPSPKVEVGEIDTRAPFQSVKDAVSLFGEGAFSGEKPAIKKAKAHSAERIVVNETQLHLAQKELNKLKEQLKNAETTKAQALVELEKSKATFEDLSKKVKSLTESKEFAIKATEAAKSQAKQLEEANSGNLGGTDGAWKEDLESARAQYLSVITELNAAKQELQKIRQDCDASLEAKTAAIKQAAEAEDAAKANAEKVNELSKEISAVQESIGQVKLASMEAQQEQVKIFAEKDVLRQSYKASLEESAKKLLSLKKEFDPELSRNLEAQLSETLNEVGALQKQMENAKASDLDSVKTVTLELDDAKESLNKVAEEESSLRNLVEALKAELENVRKEHNELKEKEAETESLAGNLHVKLRKTKYELEACLAEESKARGASNEMIATLNQLSSETENARREAEEMKIKAEELKKEAETTKIAVREAEKKLRLALVEAEEAKAAEERALEQIRVLSERTNAARASTSESGAKITISKDEYESLSRKVEESDTLAEMKVAAAMAQVEAVKASENEALKRIEATQKEIEDMKSATEEAKKRAEMAEAAKKAVEGELRRWREREQKKAADAASRILAETETSVESSPRHYRVQKQNPETKTVVAQKLDKDKTSISKKTLLPTLSGMFNRKKNQVEGGSPSYLPGEKPL